A stretch of Neisseria subflava DNA encodes these proteins:
- the pepN gene encoding aminopeptidase N — protein MSKTIHYLKDYAAPAYRILKTDLHFDILEPQTIVKSSLTVQPERAGEPLVLDGSAKLLSVKVNGQAVDYVLEDEKLTIAGVPSENFTLEVETEILPAENKSLMGLYASGGNLFTQCEPEGFRKITFYIDRPDVMSKFTTTIVADKTRYPVLLSNGNKIDGGEFSDGRHWVKWEDPFAKPSYLFALVAGDLAVTEDYFTTMSGRKVKIEFYTTETDKPKVRFAVESLKNAMKWDETRFGLEYDLDIFMVVAVGDFNMGAMENKGLNIFNTKFVLANSRTATDTDFEGIESVVGHEYFHNWTGNRVTCRDWFQLSLKEGLTVFRDQEFSGDRASRVVRRIDNVRMLRLFQFPEDAGPTAHPVRPASYEEMNNFYTMTVYEKGAEVVRMYHTLLGEEGFQKGMKLYFQRHDGQAVTCDDFRAAMADANGINLDQFALWYSQAGTPVLDAQGRLKDGAFELTIKQTIPATPDMADKQPMMIPVKTGLLNEKGEAVEFEYQGERVKEAVLVLTEAEQTFVLGGVNEPVIPSLLRDFSAPVTLNYPYSEQELATLLAADENEFARWEAAQTLYHRAINANRQALAEGRPLPEHKALMDALALVVSGDFDPAFRAILLQMPSETDVWAEEENIDPIQVHQAREALLNAVAVKFLPQWRELNRQAAEQENQADAAVRYEYSPELAGWRTLRNACRAFILRADAAHIEHVAENYEAMAQNMTHEWGILSAINSNESEIRNHLLTQFADKFADDALVMDKYFALIASSRRKDTLQQVQTALNHPKFSIENPNKARSLLISFSRNIPHFHAEDGSGYRFVADKVMEIDRFNPQVAARLVQAFNICNKLEANRKAIMIKELQRIHAQEGLSKDVGEIVGKILNEK, from the coding sequence ATGAGCAAAACCATCCATTATTTGAAAGACTACGCCGCGCCAGCTTACCGTATTCTGAAAACCGACCTGCATTTCGATATTTTAGAACCGCAAACCATCGTCAAATCCAGTCTGACCGTTCAACCTGAAAGAGCAGGGGAGCCATTGGTATTGGATGGTTCGGCAAAACTGCTGTCTGTGAAAGTAAACGGCCAGGCCGTAGATTATGTGTTGGAAGACGAAAAACTGACGATTGCCGGCGTGCCGTCTGAAAACTTCACGCTGGAAGTGGAAACTGAAATTCTGCCTGCTGAGAACAAATCTCTGATGGGTCTGTATGCTTCCGGCGGCAACCTGTTCACCCAATGCGAACCGGAAGGTTTCCGCAAAATTACGTTCTACATCGACCGTCCGGATGTCATGTCTAAATTTACCACCACCATCGTTGCAGACAAAACACGCTATCCGGTGTTGCTGTCTAACGGCAATAAAATCGATGGCGGCGAGTTTTCGGACGGCCGTCATTGGGTGAAATGGGAAGACCCGTTTGCCAAGCCGAGCTATCTCTTTGCTTTGGTGGCTGGCGATTTGGCAGTAACGGAAGATTATTTTACGACCATGAGCGGCCGTAAGGTCAAAATTGAGTTCTACACCACTGAGACAGACAAACCTAAAGTCAGGTTTGCCGTGGAATCGTTGAAAAATGCAATGAAATGGGACGAAACACGCTTTGGCTTGGAATACGATTTGGATATTTTCATGGTCGTTGCCGTGGGTGATTTCAATATGGGCGCGATGGAAAACAAAGGTTTGAATATTTTCAACACCAAGTTTGTGCTGGCCAACAGCCGTACCGCGACCGATACCGATTTTGAAGGCATCGAATCTGTTGTCGGCCACGAATATTTCCACAACTGGACAGGCAACCGCGTGACCTGCCGTGATTGGTTCCAATTGTCGCTGAAAGAAGGTTTGACTGTATTCCGCGATCAAGAGTTTTCCGGCGACCGGGCCAGCCGCGTGGTACGCCGTATCGACAATGTCCGCATGCTGCGCTTGTTCCAATTCCCTGAAGATGCAGGCCCGACTGCGCATCCTGTCCGCCCGGCCAGCTATGAAGAGATGAACAACTTCTACACCATGACCGTTTATGAAAAAGGTGCGGAAGTGGTGCGCATGTATCACACCTTGCTTGGGGAAGAAGGCTTCCAAAAAGGCATGAAGCTGTATTTCCAACGCCACGACGGTCAAGCTGTGACTTGTGATGATTTCCGTGCCGCAATGGCAGACGCAAACGGCATCAATCTTGATCAGTTTGCTTTGTGGTACAGCCAAGCTGGCACGCCGGTTTTAGATGCTCAAGGCCGTCTGAAAGATGGAGCGTTTGAATTGACCATCAAACAAACCATTCCGGCCACGCCCGATATGGCGGACAAACAGCCGATGATGATTCCGGTCAAAACCGGTTTGCTGAATGAAAAAGGCGAAGCGGTTGAGTTTGAATATCAAGGTGAACGGGTGAAAGAGGCGGTTTTGGTATTGACCGAAGCCGAGCAGACTTTTGTATTGGGCGGCGTCAATGAGCCGGTTATCCCGTCTCTGCTGCGAGATTTCTCTGCGCCGGTCACCCTGAACTATCCGTACAGCGAGCAAGAATTAGCAACTTTACTGGCGGCAGATGAAAATGAGTTTGCCCGTTGGGAAGCTGCCCAAACCTTGTATCATCGTGCCATTAACGCCAACCGTCAGGCATTGGCGGAAGGCCGTCCTTTGCCTGAACATAAAGCATTGATGGATGCTTTGGCTTTGGTGGTTTCCGGTGATTTCGACCCAGCATTCCGCGCCATTTTGTTGCAAATGCCGTCTGAAACCGATGTATGGGCGGAAGAAGAAAATATTGATCCGATTCAGGTTCATCAAGCGCGAGAAGCCTTGCTCAATGCCGTTGCCGTCAAGTTCCTGCCTCAATGGCGCGAGCTGAACCGTCAAGCTGCCGAGCAAGAAAACCAAGCCGATGCTGCTGTTCGTTATGAATACAGTCCGGAACTGGCCGGCTGGCGTACTTTGCGTAATGCTTGCAGGGCATTTATCCTTCGTGCTGACGCAGCGCATATCGAACACGTTGCGGAGAATTACGAAGCAATGGCGCAAAACATGACCCACGAATGGGGTATCTTATCCGCAATCAACAGCAATGAAAGCGAAATCCGCAATCACTTGTTGACGCAATTTGCCGATAAATTCGCCGATGATGCTTTGGTAATGGACAAATACTTTGCCCTGATTGCCTCAAGTCGCCGCAAAGATACTTTACAACAAGTTCAGACGGCCTTGAATCATCCTAAATTCAGCATCGAAAACCCGAATAAGGCCCGTTCTTTGTTGATCAGCTTCAGTCGCAATATTCCGCACTTCCATGCAGAAGACGGCAGCGGCTACCGCTTTGTAGCCGATAAAGTGATGGAAATCGACCGTTTTAATCCGCAAGTTGCTGCCCGATTGGTGCAGGCTTTCAACATCTGCAACAAATTGGAAGCCAACCGCAAAGCTATCATGATCAAAGAATTGCAACGCATCCATGCACAAGAAGGTTTGTCCAAAGATGTGGGCGAGATTGTCGGTAAGATTTTGAATGAAAAATAA
- the porB gene encoding trimeric porin PorB — protein MKKSLIALTLAALPVAAMADVTLYGQIKAGVEVSKVKLGEQTAAKLGHEKSSKTATEIADFGSRIGFKGHEHLGNNLNAIWQVEQNTSIAGGDKEWASRESFIGLEGGFGKVRAGKLNSTVKDSSDNVDQWESSNGALNMSVFTRVDERAVSVRYDSPVFSGFSASVQYTPRDNANPSDKYTHNDATRDTYYAGLNYENSGFFGQYAGGFRKNAVSEKDGHVHRLVGGYDANNLFVSVAGQYAKNWETLGDYAEAQSNGVVTSAMRAAGTNASNVVFGTAAGLDSRPAETIEVAATAAYRAGNVTPRVSYAHGFKAKVDGQKLKGTQYDQVIVGADYDFSKRTTALVSAGWLRGAESGPHKVETISGLVGLRHKF, from the coding sequence ATGAAAAAATCCCTGATTGCCCTGACTCTGGCAGCTTTGCCTGTTGCAGCTATGGCTGACGTAACTCTGTACGGTCAAATCAAAGCCGGCGTTGAAGTATCCAAAGTAAAATTGGGTGAACAAACTGCTGCTAAACTGGGTCATGAGAAAAGCTCTAAAACTGCTACTGAAATCGCTGACTTCGGTTCACGCATCGGCTTTAAAGGCCACGAACACTTGGGTAACAACCTGAATGCCATCTGGCAAGTTGAACAAAACACTTCTATCGCCGGTGGCGACAAAGAGTGGGCTTCTCGCGAATCTTTCATCGGTTTGGAAGGTGGCTTCGGTAAAGTTCGTGCCGGTAAATTGAACTCTACTGTTAAAGACTCTAGCGACAACGTTGACCAATGGGAAAGCAGCAACGGTGCTTTGAACATGTCTGTATTCACTCGTGTTGACGAACGCGCAGTATCTGTACGTTACGACAGCCCTGTATTCTCAGGCTTCAGCGCAAGCGTACAATACACTCCACGCGACAACGCTAACCCTTCTGACAAATACACTCACAACGACGCTACCCGTGACACTTACTACGCTGGCCTGAACTACGAAAACTCTGGTTTCTTCGGTCAATACGCTGGTGGTTTCCGTAAAAACGCCGTTTCTGAAAAAGACGGTCACGTACACCGCTTAGTAGGTGGTTACGATGCTAACAACCTGTTCGTATCTGTAGCCGGCCAATACGCTAAAAACTGGGAAACTTTGGGTGACTATGCCGAAGCCCAATCTAACGGTGTTGTAACTTCTGCTATGCGCGCTGCCGGTACTAACGCTTCTAACGTAGTATTTGGTACTGCTGCTGGCTTGGACAGCCGTCCTGCTGAAACTATCGAAGTTGCTGCTACTGCCGCTTACCGCGCTGGTAACGTAACTCCTCGCGTTTCTTACGCTCACGGCTTCAAAGCTAAAGTTGACGGTCAAAAACTGAAAGGCACTCAATACGACCAAGTTATCGTTGGTGCTGACTACGATTTCTCTAAACGCACTACTGCTCTGGTTTCTGCCGGCTGGTTGCGTGGTGCTGAGTCTGGCCCTCACAAAGTTGAAACCATCTCTGGTTTGGTTGGCCTGCGTCACAAATTCTAA
- the ilvC gene encoding ketol-acid reductoisomerase — protein MQVYYDKDADLSLIKGKTVAIIGYGSQGHAHAANLKDSGVNVVIGLRQGGSWKKAEAAGHDVRTVAEATKAADVVMILLPDENQPIVYKNEIEPNLKEGAVLAFAHGFNVHYNQIVPRADLDVIMIAPKGPGHTVRSEFLKGGGVPSLIAVYQDKSGKAKDIALSYAAANGGTKGGVIETNFREETETDLFGEQAVLCGGVVELIKTGFETLTEAGYAPEMAYFECLHEMKLIVDLIYEGGIANMNYSISNNAEYGEYVTGVEVINDKSREAMRNALKRIQTGEYAKMFIQEGAVNYASMTARRRLTADHQIEKVGAQLRSMMPWIAKNKLVDQDKN, from the coding sequence ATGCAAGTTTATTACGATAAAGACGCTGACCTTTCTCTGATCAAAGGCAAAACCGTTGCCATCATCGGTTACGGTTCACAAGGTCACGCACACGCAGCAAACCTGAAAGATTCCGGCGTAAATGTCGTAATCGGTCTGCGCCAAGGCGGCTCTTGGAAAAAAGCCGAAGCAGCCGGCCACGACGTACGCACTGTTGCTGAAGCAACCAAAGCAGCCGATGTTGTAATGATTCTGTTGCCTGACGAAAACCAACCTATCGTATACAAAAACGAAATCGAGCCTAACTTGAAAGAAGGCGCAGTATTGGCGTTCGCTCACGGCTTCAACGTACACTACAACCAAATCGTCCCTCGCGCCGACCTCGACGTTATCATGATCGCCCCTAAAGGCCCAGGCCACACCGTACGCAGCGAATTCCTGAAAGGCGGCGGCGTACCTTCCCTGATCGCCGTTTACCAAGATAAAAGCGGCAAAGCCAAAGACATCGCCCTGTCTTACGCAGCAGCCAACGGCGGCACTAAAGGTGGCGTAATCGAAACCAACTTCCGCGAAGAAACCGAAACCGACCTGTTCGGCGAACAAGCCGTATTGTGCGGCGGTGTGGTCGAACTGATCAAAACCGGCTTCGAAACCCTGACCGAAGCAGGCTATGCGCCCGAAATGGCCTACTTCGAATGCCTGCATGAAATGAAGCTCATCGTTGACCTGATTTACGAAGGTGGCATTGCCAACATGAACTACTCCATTTCCAACAACGCGGAGTACGGCGAATACGTTACCGGTGTGGAAGTCATCAACGACAAATCCCGCGAAGCCATGCGCAATGCCCTCAAACGCATCCAAACCGGCGAATACGCCAAAATGTTCATCCAAGAAGGTGCCGTCAACTATGCCAGCATGACTGCCCGCCGCCGCCTGACTGCCGACCACCAAATCGAAAAAGTCGGCGCGCAACTGCGTTCCATGATGCCTTGGATTGCCAAAAACAAACTGGTTGACCAAGACAAAAACTAA
- a CDS encoding putative quinol monooxygenase, with amino-acid sequence MSSIQIVALVTVKPEYTEALATQFKELVKASRAEEGNISYDLHQEIGKPNRFVFVESWKSQAAIDEHNASEHFQNFVKSIEGKTEALEIVLMNQVPA; translated from the coding sequence ATGTCAAGCATCCAAATCGTTGCATTAGTTACCGTCAAACCCGAATACACCGAGGCTCTGGCTACCCAGTTTAAAGAATTGGTCAAAGCCAGCCGTGCAGAAGAAGGCAACATCAGCTACGACCTGCACCAAGAAATCGGCAAACCCAACCGTTTCGTATTCGTAGAAAGCTGGAAATCCCAAGCAGCTATTGACGAACATAATGCCAGCGAACATTTCCAAAACTTCGTCAAATCCATCGAAGGAAAAACCGAAGCATTGGAAATCGTCTTGATGAACCAAGTCCCCGCTTAA
- the ilvN gene encoding acetolactate synthase small subunit, which produces MRHILSILMENESGAMSRVVGLFSARDYNIDSLAVAPTEDKTLSRMTIVTHGDEHVIEQITKQLNKLIEVIKVVDLNESRFVERELMLVKVRAVGKDRDEFLRLTEIYRGSVIDVTDRSYTIEITGSTEKLDSFLETVGRAQILETVRTGAAGIGRGERILKI; this is translated from the coding sequence ATGCGACATATCTTATCTATTCTGATGGAAAACGAATCAGGTGCGATGAGCCGTGTGGTAGGTTTGTTCTCCGCGCGCGATTACAACATCGACTCCCTGGCTGTTGCACCAACCGAAGACAAAACCTTGTCTCGCATGACCATCGTTACCCATGGCGACGAACACGTTATCGAGCAAATCACCAAACAGCTCAACAAACTGATTGAAGTTATCAAAGTGGTCGATTTGAACGAAAGCCGTTTTGTCGAACGTGAGCTGATGTTGGTAAAAGTCCGCGCCGTCGGCAAAGACCGCGACGAATTCCTGCGATTGACCGAAATCTACCGTGGCAGCGTCATTGACGTAACAGACCGCAGCTACACCATCGAAATCACAGGTTCTACCGAAAAACTCGACTCTTTCCTTGAAACAGTCGGTCGTGCTCAAATTTTGGAAACCGTACGCACAGGCGCAGCCGGTATCGGCCGTGGCGAGCGTATTTTGAAAATTTAA
- the ilvB gene encoding biosynthetic-type acetolactate synthase large subunit, which produces MQLSGAQIIVQSLKAEGVEYVFGYPGGAVIEIYDALFQLNKFKHILVRHEQAAVHAADAYARVSGKVGVALVTSGPGVTNALTGIATAYSDSIPLVVISGQVGNSLIGTDAFQEVDTVGITRPCVKHNFLVTNIAELADTIKKAFQIAASGRPGPVVVDVPKDVTQAMAKFSYPQEDIFIRSYQPVVQGHIGQIKKAVQMLASAKRPIVYFGGGVVLGNASEEMTKFVRMIGAPCTGTLMGLGAYPSSDRQFLGMLGMHGTYEANLAMQNADVVLAIGARFDDRVISVPSKFFEKAKKIIHIDVDPSSIAKRVKVDIPIVGDVKNVLSEMIQLWGKQESAPAADSLDKWWKSIEEWRSRNCLWFDNESEIIKPQYVIQKLAEITNNSAIITSDVGQHQMFTAQYYPFERPRQWLNSGGLGTMGVGLPYAIGAKLAAPDQDVFCITGEGSIQMNIQELSTCFQYRVPVNVVTLNNGYLGMVRQWQELYYGNRESETYFDSLPDFVKLAEAYGHIGIRVDKKSDVEGALLEALNQKDRLVFLDFLTDKKQNVLPMVGNGKGLDEMVLPPHMRETLSA; this is translated from the coding sequence ATGCAATTATCTGGCGCACAAATCATCGTGCAAAGTCTCAAAGCCGAAGGTGTCGAGTATGTATTCGGCTATCCGGGCGGCGCGGTTATCGAAATCTACGATGCCCTTTTCCAACTCAATAAATTCAAGCACATCCTGGTTCGCCACGAGCAGGCAGCCGTACATGCGGCAGATGCTTATGCCCGTGTCAGCGGCAAAGTCGGCGTTGCTTTGGTAACTTCCGGCCCAGGCGTAACCAATGCACTGACCGGCATCGCTACCGCTTACAGCGACTCCATTCCGTTGGTAGTCATCAGCGGCCAGGTGGGCAACTCCCTCATCGGAACAGACGCATTCCAAGAAGTGGATACAGTCGGCATTACCCGCCCTTGTGTCAAACACAATTTCTTGGTGACCAATATCGCTGAGTTGGCAGACACCATCAAAAAAGCTTTCCAAATTGCTGCAAGCGGCCGTCCGGGTCCCGTTGTTGTCGATGTTCCTAAAGATGTCACCCAAGCGATGGCTAAATTCAGCTATCCGCAAGAAGACATTTTCATCCGCTCTTATCAACCGGTTGTACAAGGCCACATCGGTCAAATCAAAAAAGCCGTACAAATGCTGGCTTCCGCCAAACGCCCTATTGTTTACTTCGGCGGCGGCGTAGTTTTGGGCAATGCCTCTGAGGAAATGACCAAATTTGTCCGCATGATCGGCGCTCCTTGTACCGGTACATTGATGGGCCTGGGCGCATACCCTTCCAGCGACCGCCAATTCTTGGGTATGCTGGGCATGCACGGTACTTACGAAGCCAACCTCGCCATGCAGAATGCAGACGTTGTACTGGCAATCGGTGCGCGCTTCGATGACCGCGTAATTTCCGTGCCGTCCAAATTCTTTGAAAAAGCCAAAAAAATTATCCATATCGACGTTGACCCGTCCAGCATTGCCAAACGCGTCAAAGTGGATATCCCGATTGTCGGCGACGTGAAAAACGTATTGTCCGAAATGATTCAATTGTGGGGCAAACAAGAATCTGCACCTGCAGCCGACTCATTGGATAAATGGTGGAAAAGCATTGAAGAATGGCGTTCGCGCAACTGCCTGTGGTTTGACAATGAAAGCGAAATCATCAAACCGCAATACGTCATTCAAAAACTGGCCGAAATCACCAATAATTCTGCCATCATCACTTCCGACGTCGGTCAACACCAAATGTTTACCGCCCAATATTACCCATTCGAGCGTCCTCGCCAATGGCTCAATTCCGGCGGTTTAGGCACAATGGGTGTCGGCTTGCCATATGCCATCGGCGCGAAACTGGCCGCTCCTGATCAAGATGTATTCTGTATCACCGGCGAAGGCTCGATTCAGATGAACATCCAAGAGCTGTCCACCTGCTTCCAATACCGCGTTCCGGTTAACGTCGTTACCCTGAACAACGGCTACCTCGGCATGGTCCGCCAATGGCAAGAACTTTATTACGGCAACCGTGAATCGGAAACCTATTTCGATTCATTGCCTGATTTTGTCAAACTGGCTGAAGCCTACGGCCATATCGGCATCCGTGTGGACAAGAAATCCGATGTAGAAGGCGCATTGCTGGAAGCATTAAACCAAAAAGACCGTCTGGTATTCCTCGATTTCTTGACCGACAAGAAACAAAACGTACTGCCTATGGTCGGCAACGGCAAAGGCTTGGACGAGATGGTTCTGCCGCCGCATATGCGCGAAACATTGTCAGCGTAA
- a CDS encoding SCO family protein, translating to MLSVTRTFLLSAFALAALAACQPKEEAKEASSTPAASAAPAASGESAPKVQARGTDMRKEDIGGDFTLTDGDGKPFSLSDLKGKVVILSFGYTHCPDVCPTELLTYSDTLKQLGDQAKDVKVVFVSIDPERDTPEVIGKYVKQFNPDFIGLTATGDQSLPVIKQQYRVVSAKVNQKEDSENYLVDHSSGAYLIDKNGEVAIFSPYGSEPETIAADVKTLL from the coding sequence ATGCTTTCCGTTACACGAACTTTCCTACTCAGTGCTTTTGCGTTGGCTGCTCTGGCTGCTTGTCAGCCTAAAGAAGAGGCCAAAGAGGCTTCTTCGACACCTGCCGCTTCTGCCGCGCCTGCTGCTTCCGGTGAGTCTGCGCCCAAAGTGCAAGCGCGCGGTACCGATATGCGCAAAGAAGACATTGGCGGTGATTTCACATTGACCGATGGCGACGGCAAACCTTTCAGTCTGAGCGATTTGAAAGGCAAAGTGGTCATTCTGTCTTTTGGTTATACCCACTGTCCTGACGTATGCCCAACCGAGTTGCTGACTTACAGCGACACTTTGAAACAATTGGGCGATCAGGCTAAAGACGTGAAAGTAGTATTTGTCAGCATCGACCCTGAGCGCGATACGCCTGAAGTAATCGGCAAATACGTCAAACAGTTCAACCCTGATTTTATCGGCCTGACGGCAACCGGCGATCAAAGCCTGCCTGTCATCAAACAGCAATACCGTGTGGTATCGGCTAAAGTAAACCAAAAAGAAGACAGCGAAAACTATTTGGTCGACCACTCTTCAGGTGCATATTTGATTGATAAAAACGGTGAAGTGGCGATTTTCTCGCCTTATGGCAGCGAGCCGGAAACGATTGCGGCTGATGTGAAAACTTTATTGTAA
- the hisG gene encoding ATP phosphoribosyltransferase, whose product MTGTLLTIALSKGRIFEETLPLLAAAGIVPAEEPEKSRKLIIGTNHDNIRLVIVRATDVPTYVQYGAADFGIAGKDVLIEHGGDGLYQPLDLHIASCRMMVAVKKGFDYAAASKPGSRLRIATKYPDIAAEHFADKGVHVDIIKLYGSMELAPLVGLSDAIVDLVSSGNTLKANGLEAVEHVADISSRLVVNKAALKTKYALLNPIIQAFENAAKAV is encoded by the coding sequence ATGACCGGCACACTTTTAACGATTGCTTTATCCAAGGGGCGAATTTTTGAGGAAACCCTGCCGCTGTTGGCTGCCGCCGGTATTGTGCCTGCGGAAGAGCCGGAAAAATCGCGCAAGCTGATTATTGGTACGAATCATGACAATATCCGTTTGGTGATTGTACGCGCAACCGATGTGCCGACTTATGTGCAGTATGGTGCGGCGGATTTCGGGATTGCCGGTAAGGACGTGCTGATCGAGCATGGCGGAGATGGCCTGTATCAACCTTTGGATTTGCACATCGCCTCATGCCGCATGATGGTTGCGGTAAAAAAAGGTTTTGATTACGCCGCCGCTTCCAAACCCGGCAGCCGCTTGCGGATTGCCACCAAATACCCCGACATTGCCGCCGAACACTTTGCCGACAAGGGTGTGCATGTGGACATCATCAAACTGTACGGCTCGATGGAGCTTGCGCCTTTGGTCGGTTTGAGCGATGCGATTGTCGATTTGGTTTCCAGTGGCAATACATTGAAGGCCAATGGTTTGGAAGCTGTGGAACATGTGGCTGATATTTCCAGCCGCTTGGTGGTCAACAAAGCGGCGTTGAAAACCAAATATGCGCTGTTGAATCCGATTATTCAGGCATTTGAAAATGCCGCTAAGGCCGTCTGA